In one window of Posidoniimonas corsicana DNA:
- a CDS encoding Bax inhibitor-1/YccA family protein — protein sequence MAASPWQADNPYASFGTSVADSPADARAAFIRRTYMHLTAAVYALAAIEWLILSSGVMDNLMPALMGNGTMLVLLLGFLGVSWLANRWANSQASVGMQYLGLSLYVVAQAVILAPMLYFAQDMTINTGVAGTLGVVPAAGIATLVLFAALTGVAWFSGADFSFLGGVLSIATIAAILLVFASLIFGFNLGVFFSIAMIAVAAGYILYDTSNVMHHYQPSQHVAASLALFASVALLFWYVLRLFMALSSRD from the coding sequence ATGGCAGCATCCCCGTGGCAGGCCGACAACCCGTACGCCTCGTTTGGTACCTCGGTGGCGGACTCGCCGGCCGATGCACGGGCGGCCTTCATCCGCCGCACCTACATGCACCTGACCGCCGCGGTGTACGCCTTGGCGGCGATTGAGTGGTTGATCTTGTCGTCGGGGGTTATGGACAACCTGATGCCGGCGTTGATGGGCAACGGGACCATGCTGGTGCTGCTGCTGGGCTTCCTCGGTGTGTCTTGGCTCGCCAACCGCTGGGCCAACTCGCAGGCTTCGGTTGGGATGCAATACCTGGGGCTCTCGCTGTATGTCGTCGCGCAGGCGGTGATCTTGGCGCCGATGCTGTACTTCGCTCAGGACATGACCATCAACACGGGCGTGGCCGGCACGCTGGGCGTGGTGCCCGCCGCCGGAATCGCCACGCTGGTGCTCTTCGCGGCGCTGACCGGCGTGGCGTGGTTCTCCGGGGCTGACTTCTCGTTCCTGGGGGGCGTGCTGTCAATCGCCACGATCGCGGCCATCCTGCTCGTATTCGCCAGCCTGATCTTTGGCTTCAACCTCGGGGTGTTCTTCAGCATCGCGATGATCGCGGTGGCGGCGGGCTACATCCTGTACGACACATCCAACGTGATGCACCATTACCAACCGTCGCAGCACGTCGCCGCTTCGCTGGCGTTGTTTGCTTCGGTGGCGCTGCTGTTCTGGTACGTGCTGCGGCTGTTCATGGCGCTCTCCAGCCGCGACTAG
- a CDS encoding carboxylesterase family protein has product MLRCFSLTLCLALAAATARSATIQMNDGRTLTGDIGQTSGVADDPTRPSPSAGEVKVTPILIIDDGLRRTFVNKFRVREILDAQREKPIVIDVWQDHAEHGGMVGAVGRQLRVTPFDEFGRRIYEMQAAGGSIAVVQGVTEVTPTYTRVRGLNAEPRSYVWDQRLATSSIPRETLSSILQNAVPENNPDARLQIVRLYLQAERYIDARRELEGVLEDFPQLEDLRDELRQLRRLGAKAVLDEIELRQAAGQHQLVRALLENFPASEVDGKTLERVREMLVALDEQDARVTRTHELLGQLVDSISEPAVKQVAEEIQAEITQELNAASLQRMTAFLNLADGDALDADRKAALAISGWLLGANQATDNLASALSLFDVRTKVVSYLREPLAGEREKLLIDIRDSEAGDVRRVAQLLKLIKPPLPLPDPAEDQPGVFELRTPMGSGKGDVRYLVQLPPEYDPLRRYPTIFSLNGAGFTPEMQLDYWAGGAGPDGLRRGQAMRHGYITVAVDWLEPHKYSYDFTTTEHQAVLAAYRDAIRRLSIDTDRVYLSGHDIGSEAAWDISLAHPDLWAGVIPVLAAADKYIKFYTDNASYLSWYFVCGELDGDKIEQNAYEFDQYLKPKIDTTIAEFLGRGHEPFTDEIQRLFDWMGRKTRPNAPEEFEVHSMRPSDNYFWWVEFQELPEKSMVAPSAWPPGRGVKAARLRGRRYPNNKLGVFAQAGKTTVWLSPDLVDFDKPIEIEINNRRVTDRKNPIGPDLRVLLEDARTRGERNRPYWAKLEHP; this is encoded by the coding sequence GTGCTCCGCTGCTTCTCGTTGACGCTCTGCCTCGCCCTGGCCGCCGCCACGGCCCGGTCCGCTACTATCCAGATGAACGATGGTCGGACCCTCACCGGCGACATCGGCCAGACTTCGGGCGTAGCAGACGACCCAACCCGGCCCTCCCCGTCGGCGGGCGAGGTCAAGGTCACGCCGATCCTGATCATCGACGACGGGCTCCGCCGCACGTTCGTCAACAAGTTCCGCGTGCGCGAGATCCTCGACGCGCAGCGTGAGAAGCCAATCGTGATCGACGTCTGGCAGGACCACGCCGAGCACGGCGGCATGGTCGGGGCGGTCGGCCGCCAGCTGCGGGTCACGCCGTTCGACGAGTTCGGCCGCCGGATCTACGAGATGCAGGCCGCCGGCGGGTCGATCGCGGTCGTGCAGGGCGTGACCGAGGTGACGCCCACCTACACCCGCGTGCGTGGCCTGAACGCCGAACCGCGGAGCTACGTCTGGGACCAGCGGCTGGCGACCAGCAGCATCCCCCGCGAGACCCTCAGCAGCATCCTGCAGAACGCGGTCCCCGAGAACAACCCCGACGCCCGGCTGCAGATCGTCCGGCTCTACCTGCAAGCCGAGCGGTACATCGACGCCCGGCGAGAGCTGGAGGGCGTGCTCGAAGACTTCCCTCAGCTCGAGGACCTGCGTGACGAGCTCCGGCAGCTCCGGCGGCTCGGCGCCAAGGCGGTCCTGGACGAGATCGAACTACGCCAGGCCGCCGGGCAGCACCAGCTCGTGCGGGCGCTACTTGAGAACTTCCCCGCCTCGGAGGTCGACGGCAAGACGCTCGAGCGGGTGCGCGAGATGCTGGTCGCGCTCGACGAGCAGGACGCACGCGTCACGCGGACGCACGAGTTGCTGGGCCAGCTTGTCGATTCCATCAGCGAGCCCGCCGTCAAGCAGGTCGCCGAGGAGATCCAAGCCGAGATCACCCAGGAGCTGAACGCCGCCTCGCTGCAGCGCATGACCGCGTTCCTCAACCTCGCCGACGGCGACGCCCTCGACGCCGACCGCAAGGCGGCGCTCGCCATTAGCGGGTGGCTGCTAGGCGCCAACCAGGCGACCGACAACCTGGCCTCGGCGCTGTCGCTGTTCGACGTTAGGACGAAGGTCGTTTCGTACCTCCGCGAGCCCCTGGCCGGCGAACGCGAGAAGCTGCTGATCGACATCCGCGACAGCGAGGCCGGCGACGTCCGCCGTGTGGCCCAACTGCTCAAGCTCATCAAACCCCCGCTACCGCTGCCCGATCCTGCGGAAGATCAGCCCGGCGTGTTCGAGCTGCGGACGCCCATGGGGTCGGGCAAGGGGGACGTGCGCTACCTGGTGCAGCTCCCGCCGGAGTACGACCCGCTGCGTAGGTACCCCACGATCTTCTCCCTCAACGGCGCCGGCTTCACGCCGGAGATGCAGCTGGACTACTGGGCCGGCGGCGCGGGCCCCGACGGCCTCCGACGCGGCCAGGCCATGCGGCACGGGTACATCACGGTGGCGGTCGACTGGCTCGAGCCGCACAAGTACTCGTACGACTTCACGACCACCGAGCACCAGGCGGTGCTCGCCGCCTACCGGGACGCCATCCGCCGCCTGTCGATCGACACTGACCGCGTCTACCTATCGGGCCACGACATCGGCTCCGAGGCGGCCTGGGACATCTCCCTCGCGCACCCCGACCTGTGGGCAGGCGTCATCCCGGTGCTGGCCGCGGCCGACAAGTACATCAAGTTTTACACCGACAACGCGTCGTACCTGTCCTGGTATTTCGTGTGTGGCGAGCTGGACGGGGACAAGATCGAGCAGAACGCCTACGAGTTCGACCAGTACCTGAAGCCGAAGATCGACACCACCATCGCCGAGTTCCTCGGCCGCGGGCATGAGCCGTTCACCGACGAGATCCAGCGGCTGTTCGACTGGATGGGCCGCAAGACCCGCCCCAACGCGCCCGAGGAGTTCGAGGTGCACTCGATGCGTCCGTCGGACAACTACTTCTGGTGGGTCGAGTTCCAGGAGCTACCGGAGAAGTCCATGGTCGCCCCCAGCGCCTGGCCGCCCGGGCGCGGCGTTAAGGCCGCGCGGCTGCGGGGCCGGCGGTACCCCAACAACAAGCTCGGCGTGTTCGCCCAGGCCGGCAAGACCACCGTCTGGCTGTCGCCGGACCTGGTGGACTTCGACAAGCCGATCGAGATCGAGATCAACAACCGCCGCGTCACCGACCGCAAGAACCCCATCGGGCCCGACCTCCGGGTGCTCTTGGAGGACGCGCGGACCCGTGGTGAACGCAACCGGCCCTACTGGGCGAAGCTCGAGCACCCTTAG
- a CDS encoding DUF1559 domain-containing protein — protein sequence MLLLRPLSACVRAIAALAALLATGVSYAQTPGVPEIITSSFLFQAPEDVLFADIGGLVPGQEHDQYLVGGPVNLDGRLDLNFINGYQPALGDEVTLILGGGGIDGQFASYLFTSPPPPDVAAQLVYDSNEFRVQFVAPNGDVALQSPQSVVNWFVGENWTNGLTPTSTDLIRLTNIPGAENQVVQVGSPAGGQASAFVHELFIEGDGPRVMTLRVDSSAATLSSSRAINVMSNGVLDINQGRVVTSELNLRPGGAVRMRGGQLVTGAATVNIASEFLGNGEITGLVSVASGGLVSPGDVRTGIGEFQIQGDYQQSTGGELHMDVFENTPGEIDHLDVAGQVELGGSLMVDFSQLKAPVPGEEFELISAGDLMVEKQFDQVDIDGLLPFDMFAAPQYSTTSMSMVIAETGDMNFDGSFDKDDVDLFVLALRNRDAYFNYDLDGYPIGFSADYTGDTNANGHLDFGDIDLFVAKLPSPAAEYAAVRLGLIAVPEPGSAVLAALAAAPLVGRRRRMKGSSPPMSRGFTLVELLVVIAIISVLIALLLPAVQMAREAARRSTCKNNLKQQGLALLLHHDQRGSLPPGTLLPSRSQDIGAPWRVLVLPYLEQEPLFESISAVEDKRASDYGGMRNTGPREMELNVFRCPSQPTLDGSNVTSHYDAIAGAAGDVGAWTAGEATCGDIMQNGVMYPESRVKISRITDGTSHTLAVGERTYIFHHWLHGANWAGSGGNYSRICMGSSRNVVYPINATRDSFGYALIHHGAPGERKLPLNDLEFASEHPGGASFLMTDGSVQFLQEDLDINILRALATRDGDEVVQRD from the coding sequence ATGCTTCTACTCCGCCCCTTATCCGCCTGCGTGAGAGCCATCGCGGCCCTGGCCGCCCTGCTGGCTACCGGCGTGTCGTACGCCCAAACGCCGGGGGTGCCGGAGATTATTACGTCGTCGTTTTTGTTCCAAGCGCCCGAGGACGTTCTATTCGCCGACATCGGCGGGTTGGTCCCCGGCCAGGAGCACGACCAGTACCTGGTAGGCGGTCCGGTGAACCTGGATGGCCGCCTGGACCTGAACTTCATCAACGGTTACCAGCCAGCCCTGGGCGATGAGGTGACGCTGATTCTTGGAGGTGGCGGGATCGACGGGCAGTTTGCCTCGTACCTGTTCACCTCGCCACCTCCTCCTGACGTGGCGGCACAGTTGGTCTACGACTCCAACGAATTCCGGGTGCAGTTTGTCGCGCCGAACGGGGATGTCGCGTTGCAGTCACCCCAATCGGTGGTGAACTGGTTTGTCGGCGAGAACTGGACCAATGGGCTGACTCCGACCTCAACGGACCTCATCCGCCTGACCAACATCCCAGGCGCCGAGAACCAGGTTGTCCAGGTTGGCTCCCCCGCCGGCGGCCAGGCGTCCGCATTCGTCCACGAACTGTTCATCGAGGGTGACGGCCCGCGTGTCATGACGCTGCGGGTCGACTCGTCCGCCGCGACGCTGTCCTCGTCTCGTGCGATCAACGTCATGTCGAACGGCGTACTGGACATCAATCAAGGGCGCGTCGTGACGAGCGAGCTCAACCTCCGCCCCGGCGGCGCTGTCCGCATGCGGGGCGGCCAGCTAGTGACCGGCGCGGCCACCGTGAACATCGCCTCGGAGTTCCTCGGAAACGGCGAGATTACTGGTCTCGTCAGCGTCGCCAGCGGCGGCTTGGTGAGCCCGGGCGATGTGCGGACCGGCATCGGCGAGTTCCAGATCCAAGGCGACTACCAGCAGTCCACCGGCGGGGAACTGCACATGGACGTCTTCGAGAACACGCCGGGCGAGATCGACCACCTGGACGTCGCCGGGCAGGTTGAGCTGGGCGGCTCGCTGATGGTTGATTTCTCGCAGCTTAAGGCGCCGGTCCCCGGCGAAGAGTTCGAGCTGATCAGCGCGGGCGACCTGATGGTCGAGAAGCAGTTTGACCAGGTCGACATCGACGGCCTGCTGCCGTTCGACATGTTTGCCGCGCCGCAGTACAGCACCACCAGCATGAGCATGGTCATCGCCGAGACCGGCGACATGAACTTCGACGGCTCGTTCGACAAAGATGATGTCGATCTGTTCGTGCTGGCCCTCCGCAACCGGGACGCATACTTTAACTACGACCTCGACGGCTATCCGATAGGCTTCTCGGCCGACTACACCGGCGACACCAACGCCAACGGCCACTTAGACTTCGGGGACATCGATCTGTTTGTCGCCAAGCTGCCCAGCCCCGCCGCCGAGTACGCGGCCGTGCGGCTCGGCCTGATTGCTGTTCCCGAGCCAGGCTCGGCAGTGCTCGCCGCGTTGGCGGCCGCTCCGCTCGTCGGTCGCCGGCGGCGTATGAAGGGATCGAGCCCGCCGATGAGCCGTGGTTTCACACTCGTGGAGCTGCTGGTGGTGATCGCCATCATTTCGGTCTTGATCGCGTTGCTCTTGCCGGCGGTCCAGATGGCCCGCGAAGCGGCCAGGAGGAGCACCTGCAAGAACAACCTGAAGCAGCAAGGACTCGCGCTGCTGCTCCACCATGACCAGCGGGGCAGCCTGCCGCCGGGGACGCTCCTGCCAAGCCGGAGTCAGGACATCGGCGCCCCGTGGCGCGTGCTGGTGCTGCCCTACCTTGAGCAGGAGCCCCTTTTCGAATCGATTTCTGCCGTCGAGGACAAGCGTGCGTCCGACTATGGCGGGATGCGTAACACTGGTCCACGTGAAATGGAGCTCAACGTATTCCGCTGCCCAAGCCAGCCAACGCTAGACGGTAGCAACGTCACCTCCCACTACGATGCAATCGCCGGCGCCGCCGGGGATGTCGGCGCCTGGACCGCGGGCGAGGCGACCTGCGGCGACATCATGCAGAACGGTGTGATGTACCCGGAGAGCCGGGTGAAGATCTCACGCATTACCGATGGGACCTCCCACACGCTGGCGGTGGGCGAGCGGACCTACATTTTCCACCACTGGCTGCACGGCGCGAACTGGGCCGGCAGCGGGGGAAACTACAGCCGCATTTGCATGGGGTCTTCTCGCAACGTGGTCTACCCAATCAACGCCACACGCGATTCGTTCGGCTACGCCCTCATCCACCACGGCGCCCCCGGCGAGCGAAAGCTCCCCCTCAACGACCTGGAGTTCGCCAGCGAGCACCCCGGAGGCGCCAGCTTCCTGATGACCGACGGCAGCGTCCAGTTCCTGCAGGAGGATCTGGACATCAACATCTTGCGGGCGCTCGCCACCCGTGATGGCGACGAGGTCGTCCAGCGGGACTAG
- a CDS encoding ECF-type sigma factor: MPGPSDRSITCMIADLKDGEDSVAQHALWQRYFARLVGLARQTLGASPRGAEDEEDVALSALKSFFDGVQQGEFPDLRDRDGLWPLLAKITARKAINQRKRQMAAKRGGGRVVAASEAGGAGRDGEPRQIDFVEDDLSPASIVALSEECNRLINLLPEPILQEIAKHKLAGYTTSEIATQLGVAPRTVERKTGLIRSHWKQEADAALASD, encoded by the coding sequence ATGCCCGGCCCGTCCGATCGATCAATCACCTGCATGATCGCCGACCTGAAGGACGGCGAGGACTCGGTTGCGCAGCACGCATTGTGGCAGCGGTATTTCGCCCGATTGGTGGGGCTGGCTCGGCAGACGCTCGGCGCCAGCCCACGCGGTGCCGAGGACGAGGAAGACGTCGCGCTCAGCGCTCTGAAGAGCTTCTTCGACGGAGTCCAGCAGGGCGAGTTCCCGGACCTTCGGGACCGCGACGGGCTGTGGCCCCTGCTCGCCAAAATCACCGCCCGCAAGGCGATCAACCAGCGCAAGCGGCAGATGGCGGCCAAGCGGGGCGGCGGTCGGGTAGTGGCGGCGTCCGAAGCCGGCGGCGCCGGGCGGGACGGAGAGCCGCGGCAGATCGACTTCGTCGAGGACGATCTTTCTCCCGCGTCGATCGTCGCGCTGAGCGAGGAGTGCAATCGGCTGATCAATCTTCTGCCGGAGCCGATCCTGCAGGAGATCGCTAAGCACAAGCTGGCCGGGTACACCACCAGCGAGATCGCCACTCAGCTTGGGGTCGCACCGAGGACGGTCGAACGGAAGACGGGCCTCATCCGGTCACATTGGAAGCAGGAAGCCGACGCGGCGCTCGCTTCCGACTAA
- a CDS encoding TolC family protein, with protein sequence MRALRGKRVQAGLPPNPTIGYAGSEIGDDGAAGQQGGYVAQEYIVAHKLRRDQAIVTAEIRRAEQDVAAAERRVKSDVRRRFYEVLLAQRRVELTQELTQLSDRAADASRALLEAQEIPVAGLLQTEIQQRNASLRAVTAANRLEQSWRELSAVLGAGQMPDQPLVGDLTVLPDPLDWEAELARLQTQSPELAAAIAEVERARRVLNRACVEPRPNITSQVGVQYDYASGDAIAGVQVGLPLPLWNRNQGAICEAQAEITRTRRNVDRVELALQERLASAFREFADARVTAETYQQELLPRSQQTFQLVETGYQEGEIGYLAMLAAQQTNSETSLAYLEALGSLWRSKVLIDGLLLEGSLNAEY encoded by the coding sequence GTGAGAGCCCTGCGGGGCAAGCGTGTGCAGGCGGGGCTGCCGCCCAACCCTACGATCGGATACGCCGGGAGCGAGATCGGCGACGACGGCGCCGCGGGGCAGCAGGGTGGGTACGTCGCACAGGAGTACATCGTCGCTCACAAACTCCGCCGCGACCAGGCGATTGTCACGGCCGAGATCCGGCGGGCCGAACAGGACGTCGCCGCGGCCGAGCGGCGCGTGAAGAGTGACGTGCGGCGTCGCTTCTACGAGGTGCTGCTTGCCCAGCGGCGGGTGGAACTGACGCAAGAGTTGACGCAGCTATCGGACCGGGCCGCGGACGCGTCCCGGGCGCTGCTCGAGGCGCAAGAGATCCCGGTTGCCGGGCTCTTGCAAACCGAGATACAGCAACGCAACGCTTCGTTGCGGGCGGTGACCGCGGCCAATCGGCTGGAGCAATCGTGGCGCGAACTGTCGGCCGTGCTGGGCGCCGGTCAGATGCCGGATCAGCCGCTCGTCGGCGACCTGACGGTTCTGCCAGATCCGCTCGATTGGGAAGCGGAGCTCGCCCGACTCCAGACCCAAAGCCCCGAGTTGGCGGCCGCGATCGCCGAGGTCGAGCGGGCGCGTCGTGTCCTGAACCGGGCATGTGTTGAGCCGCGTCCCAACATCACGAGTCAGGTAGGCGTCCAGTACGACTACGCCTCGGGCGACGCGATCGCCGGAGTTCAGGTCGGGCTCCCGCTGCCGCTTTGGAACCGCAACCAGGGCGCCATCTGCGAGGCCCAAGCAGAGATCACCCGCACGCGTCGCAACGTCGACCGTGTAGAACTGGCCCTGCAGGAGCGGCTTGCCAGCGCGTTCCGCGAGTTCGCTGACGCCCGAGTGACGGCTGAGACCTACCAGCAGGAACTGTTGCCGCGGTCGCAACAAACCTTCCAGCTCGTGGAGACAGGCTACCAAGAAGGGGAAATCGGCTACCTGGCGATGCTGGCTGCCCAGCAGACGAACTCCGAGACCAGCCTGGCCTACCTGGAAGCCCTGGGGAGCCTCTGGCGCAGCAAGGTGCTGATCGATGGGCTACTATTGGAGGGGAGTCTCAACGCCGAGTATTAG
- a CDS encoding efflux RND transporter periplasmic adaptor subunit has product MSARTYSLTSTLAVAALAAFGAGVAVLTWTRSGGKESAPAAAAAEDDHHHSPSDHAEIKITATGLQNVGFEPFTVDFRDYERRLELPAMVVERPGRSQTHITAPLTGVISEIGVVEGQSVTPGDPLLRMRLTHEELVSAQRDFLADLAQLEVVEREAARLKGLGKGVVPGKRIIDLEYEQQKLLASLHAEKQAMVLHGLTKQQVNQIRDQKRLLQTIVVSAPDHTHEDGAIDEHPLIVQRLSAAVGQQVEVGEELAVLADHHELLVEASAFADDAQAIRASAAEGRKASVRLASGGEAPSLPGGLEVLYVAGQVDPVSRALKVYLLLPNRAALDKTTPDGKRFFEWRFKPGQRMQVGVAIESLENQLVLPAAAVVDDGVEAYVYRQNGDHFEQVPVHLRARDKEWVVVANDGALFPGDVIAGRGAYQIHLALKSQTGGGVDPHAGHNH; this is encoded by the coding sequence ATGTCGGCACGTACCTACTCATTGACTTCTACGCTCGCCGTTGCTGCTCTGGCCGCGTTCGGCGCTGGGGTCGCGGTGCTCACTTGGACCCGCTCCGGCGGCAAGGAGTCGGCGCCGGCAGCGGCCGCTGCCGAAGACGATCACCACCACAGCCCCAGTGATCATGCCGAGATTAAAATCACCGCCACAGGGCTGCAGAACGTTGGATTCGAGCCGTTCACCGTCGACTTCCGCGACTACGAGCGGCGGTTAGAGCTCCCGGCAATGGTTGTAGAGCGCCCCGGTCGATCGCAGACGCATATCACGGCGCCGTTGACCGGCGTCATCTCGGAGATTGGCGTCGTGGAGGGACAGTCCGTGACGCCTGGCGACCCACTACTCCGGATGCGTCTGACGCACGAGGAGCTGGTCTCGGCGCAGCGAGACTTCTTGGCTGACCTCGCGCAGCTCGAGGTAGTCGAGCGCGAGGCGGCCCGCCTCAAAGGCCTTGGAAAAGGCGTGGTGCCGGGGAAGCGGATCATCGACTTGGAGTACGAGCAGCAGAAGCTGCTCGCCTCGCTCCACGCCGAGAAGCAGGCGATGGTGCTGCACGGGCTCACCAAGCAGCAGGTGAATCAGATCCGCGACCAGAAGCGGCTTCTGCAGACGATCGTGGTCAGCGCCCCGGATCACACCCACGAGGACGGGGCGATCGACGAGCACCCGCTGATCGTGCAGCGTCTGTCCGCTGCGGTTGGGCAGCAGGTGGAAGTAGGGGAGGAACTCGCCGTGCTGGCCGACCACCATGAGCTGCTGGTGGAGGCGTCAGCCTTCGCTGATGACGCCCAGGCGATCCGCGCATCGGCCGCGGAAGGGCGGAAGGCGTCGGTGCGGCTCGCAAGCGGCGGCGAGGCGCCTAGTCTGCCCGGCGGGCTGGAGGTGCTGTATGTGGCGGGTCAGGTGGACCCGGTCTCTCGGGCGCTTAAGGTCTACCTGCTGCTCCCCAACCGAGCGGCGTTAGACAAGACCACGCCCGACGGGAAGCGGTTCTTCGAGTGGCGGTTCAAGCCGGGCCAGCGGATGCAAGTCGGCGTTGCGATCGAAAGTCTCGAGAATCAGCTGGTGCTGCCCGCTGCGGCCGTCGTTGATGATGGCGTCGAAGCCTACGTCTACCGCCAGAACGGCGACCACTTCGAGCAGGTGCCGGTCCACCTGCGGGCGCGCGACAAGGAGTGGGTCGTAGTCGCCAACGACGGTGCGCTGTTCCCGGGCGACGTCATCGCCGGCCGTGGCGCCTACCAGATCCATCTGGCGCTCAAGAGCCAAACCGGCGGCGGGGTTGACCCGCATGCGGGGCACAACCACTAG